GTTCTTCCTGCTTATTGCTGCGGCTAACTTCTCTTTGCATTATGCGGCCGTGGCAGGTCGGAATATTAAAGTCTATTTCAGAGATCCTGAACTCAAAGTCTTTTTGTTTATTCAGCTGGCGCTGGTGGTGCTGTGTTTTGCGGTGCTGTCGTCCAAGCAGGTATACAGCAATGGGGATGAAACCCTGGATCATGCCTTGTTTCAGGCGGTCTCTATCAGCACCACCGCCGGCTTTGCCACCGACAGCTTTGCAGCCTGGCCTTTGTTCCTGCCAATTCTGCTGATTTTTTCCAGCTTTATTGGAGGCTGTGCGGGCTCCACGGGCGGCGGTATGAAAGTAGTGCGGGTATTTTTACTCTATCTGCAGGGGATCCGGGAGCTTAATCGCCTGGTTCATCCGCGTGCCATCTATTCTATTAAGTTAGGTCGTAAAGCGTTGCCCGACAAGGTTGTCGAAGCGGTATGGGGCTTTTTCTCAGCCTATGCATTGGTATTTGTGATCATTATGATTGCACTGCTGGGTACCGGGCTGGATAACATCACAGCTTTCTCTGCCACTGCGGCCTGTCTGAATAATTTGGGTCCGGGCCTCGGCGATGTAGCCGCACATTATGGTGACATTCCTGATTCCGCGAAATGGATCCTGACCATCGCCATGGTCTTCGGCCGCCTCGAGATCTTCACCCTGCTGGTTCTGTTCACCCCCACGTTCTGGCGTGGGTGAGGCACGGTCGCTACGCGACGACGAGTGACTTAACGTCACTCGGAGAGTGCCGAACGCTCGGCCGTGGATGGCCGAGCCGGAATACACCGCCATGGATGGCTTTGGGCACTCACTTAACTCCAGCTGGCCGAACGCGAGGCCGCGGGCGCCGAGCTGTGGATGGCCGAGCAGGAATATACCGCCATGGATGGCTTCGAGCAATTACCTAAGCGCAGCTGGCCACAATACACCGCCACGGATGGCTATCTCAACCAAGCTTGCTACCTGCATACAATCCCTCCTTTAGACGCGCATTGCATCCGATAACCGACAAATATACCAGTAGTATTTAGAGGTTCCTCGTTTCTATAATCGTCACCTGTTCTGAGTCCGTCGACAGGGAGGGCTTGCTATGAACGCAAGCACATTTAATACGCGTATCCAGCTGTAAAAAGACGTTCTTTTAACCTTATATGGGTAATTTTGTAAACATTAAGCTGGTCTCTTTACTTTTTTTAAAAGTGTTGAATTAGTTTATGTTTATATTTATCAGCAGCTTGTGGTGTTCTAATCTTGTTTGGGAACAAACCTATATTAACTCTGGTTAAAAAAATATATCAAAAAGTGCAAAAAATGCATTTTTTCATTGTCGATGATGTCATATTTGTATCGTCAGGGTTAATGCCCGACCTTTTAAGTTGCCCACACAGGAAAGTGGGAGTTGCCTGAAAATAAAGTATGAGGAGTGGCCGGGATGTTTGCCATGTCACAACAAAATAAACACAAAGCAATAGCAGCAGGGATTGTAAGCCAGGTGAATCTGGCTGATGGCGCCGGTGATTTAACTGAATGTGTGGCTCAGCTCAACCAGTATATGGGCGGTGCCGGGAGCTTACAGTACGATAGCCACTTGCCGTCTGCACACGATAGCGTATCACTGCTGCGCTATGATGGCGTCGAAGTCAGCGAATGCATGATTGGCATTATTTCAGAAAATGCATTGTGGCAAACGCGTAGCTTACCACCGCTGGTAGAAAAAGCGCATGCGGGTCGGCTGGCTCATAGTCATCACGAGCAAACCTTGGGTATCACCTTTATTACCAAACGCAATGGTGAGCCTATGTTGTTCTTTACTGAGCACTACGAGCAACATCTAATGCTGAGCACGCTGGAAGTGCAAAGTCGCATGATGACCCTCAGGGATGCTGCCATTTTGCTGAAAGGGTATTTGTAATAGCGGTAATGACGTACCTGTAATGGGGTTGTGGCATTATATTAATAAGATTTTACTGCTACACTATTTGCACAGTAGTTAGCAGGGTAACAAGATGTTGAAGCGTAAAACGCAACGGAGCAGGAAGCACTTAACGCAAATTCCAGCGGGTAGCTTGATCGATATCGAAATCGTCATGCCGGCCAGTCGGAAACGCGTCCGTACAGAGTTTATCGGGGTGCTTGAAGATCAATATATTATTTTAAACTATCCCAACCCTAAGCGACTCGGCGCGGCGGCAGATTATGTGAAGACTGGTACGGAGATCATCGTCCGGGCCCTGCCTGAAGACAGCAATGGTCAGATCATTGCCTTCAAAGAGAACATTAAAGCCATTAGTAATCACCCCGCGCGGCTTATTTTTCTGTTTTACCCTCGTGAAGTACAAACCTATCAGCTGCGTGCCCAAACCCGTGTGCCAGCCCTAATCCCGGCTATTTTACAATTACCAGATTACAATGAAGTTGGGATCATCAAAGACATATCACTGTCTGGCATGATGTTCGACATCCAAAAAGAGCACCTGCCGGACGACCTGGAATCAGAAAACTGTGAGGTACTGATTGAAGGTAAAGACGACAACGCATCAGCCATTAAAGGTAAGGTATGTCGTATTATTGAAAGTGCGGAGGGCAATGTGTCTTTGGGGATCCAGGTGGTGGGCCCGGATACCACCATAAAAGCGGTACTAAAAGACTACCTGATTGATTTGTCTATTTTGTCCGACGAGGAATAACGCGAGCCGACCTAAGGTCGGCTCAAAGTCTGCGTGTATTAAACAAACAATGCGCTGACCTGGAAGAGCTTTTCAACGATGCCAATATGCTTTTTATCTATCAGGAACATGATGACATGATCGCCTGAAAGAATAATGGTGTCATCATGGGCAATTAATACTTCGTCATCCCGCACAATGGCACCTATGGTGGTGCCCGCAGGCAGCTTTATATCCCTTATAGCCCGGCCAACCACTTTAGACGTGTTTTCGTCACCATGCGCAACCGCTTCGATGGCTTCTGCTGCACCTTTACGCAATGAGTAAACGTTCACAATATCACCGCGTCTTACATGTGTGAGCAATGCAGAGATAGTGGCTTGCTGCGGAGAAATAGCAATGTCAATTTCGCCACCCTGAACCAGGTCGACATAAGCGCCCCGCTGGATCAGCACCATGGTCTTTTGCGCGCCCATACGTTTGGCCAGCATAGCGGCCATGATATTGGCTTCATCATCATTGGTTACCGCAATAAAGACATCAACCTGCTCAATATGCTCTTCAGATAACAGCTCCTGATCAGAGGCGTCACCACAAAAGACCACGGTATTGTCGAGCATTTCAGACAGCGAAGCGGCCCGGTCGTGGTTGCGTTCAATCAGTTTAACGCTGTGGTTTTTCTCAAGTGAGCGAGCGAGGCCAGCACCGATATTACCACCGCCGGCAATCATTATCTTACGGTACGAACGTTCCAGCTTTTGTAGCTCATTCATCACCGCGCGAATATGTTTGGTCGCCGCGATGAAGAAAACCTCATCATCAGCCTCTATTACTGTGGTACCAAGCGGCTTAATCGCTTTACCCTGACGATAAATGGCCGCCACGCGGGTGTCGACATTGGGAATGTGCTCTTTCAGTGCTGACAACGCGTAGCCAACCAGCATACCACCATAGTAGGCTTTAACCGCCACCAAAGAGAGCATGCCATCGGCGAATTGCAGTACCTGTAGCGCACCGGGGTAGTCGATCAGGCGACGAATATAACGGGTCACCAGCTGCTCCGGAGCAATATAGTGGTCAACCGGCAGGTCGTCGTTATGAAAGAGCTTTTCCCGATACTTCAGGTATTGCTCAGAGCGGATCCGGGCAATTTTGGTGGGCGTATTAAAAATACTGTAGGCCACCTGACAGGCGATCATATTGACCTCGTCCGAGCTGGTCACCGCAATGACCATATCGGCATCTTCGGCACCGGCTTGCCTGAGCACATCCGGGTGCGCACTGTGCCCGGTCACGCCTTGCAGGTCGTATTTGTCCTGCAGTTCCCTCAGTCGCTCGCCGTCAATGTCTACCACGGTGATTTCGTTCTGTTCGCCGACCAGGTTTTCGGCCAGTGTGCCGCCGACTTGTCCGGCGCCTAAGATGATGATTTTCATAAGCTAGTTTAGCGCTATTATTGTTTTTTCAGCCGTGCATAATAAAAGCCATCGGTATGGCCTGGCAGCAATTGCAATCCGGGTTTATCCGGCGTGTCCTGTGCGTGCAGCGGGGTGAGCTGAGCATCCGCGGTACGTGCTAAAAACGCCGTTACTTGCTCGGTATTTTCCTGAGGCAGCACAGAGCAGGTTGCGTATACTAACGTGCCGCCTGGCTTGAGCAGTGGCCAGATGGCATCCAAAATACTGGCCTGTAAGGCCGCCAGTTCATCGATGTCGGTGGCACGACGCAACCACTTGATGTCCGGGTGGCGACGGATAACGCCAGTTGCTGAGCAGGGCACATCTAATAAAATGCGATCAAACTGTTCGCCCTGCCACCAGGTATCCGGTGTTGCAGCATTCGCTTCAAGGCACTGGGCGCTGAGGTGCAGGCGTTTAAGGTTTTCGTCGACGCGCTTGAGGCGCTCACCATCGGCATCCAAAGCAATCACATTGGCGTCGGCCAGTTCCAGAATATGGCAGGTTTTACCTCCGGGGGCGGCACAGGCATCCAGAATATGCTCGCTATCCTGTGGGTCCAGTAAACGGGCAGCCATTTGCGCTGCGGCATCCTGCACTGAGCTGGCACCCTGAGCAAAGTCTGGTAGCTGCTGTACATCCACAGGTTTGGTCAGCAAAATGCCATCCACAAAGTCCGGGTCCAGCGTATGTGCAATGCCTTCACCATCGAGGCGCGCGGCATAGTCTGCGGTGCTCGACTGGCGCTGGTTTACACGTAACCACATAGGTGCTTGCTGCTGGTTGTCATGCAATATATCTTGCCATTGCTGTGGGTAAGCCGCCTGTAGCTTTTTGATAAACCAGCCCGGATGGTTGTATTTGCATACTGGGATGGCATCGGCGCTGGCTTCCAGTGTGTCCTGAGCGCGCTGAAAGTTACGTAATACCGCGTTGATCAGCCCCTTAAGTCCGGGTGCCTGAAGCTTATTGGCTGCATTCACGGTTTCGGCGACGGCTGCATGAGCAGGCACGCGCATGTGTTGCAGCTGATAAATACCCACATACAACAAAAATTGAAAGACCCGGTTCTTACCTTTAAGTGGTTGCTCCAGCAGTTGCTGACAATAGTGCTCCAGGCTTGGCAGGTAGCGCAAAACGCCATAGCAGATCTGCTGTAACAGAGCGCGGTCTTTTACTGGTAACTGACGGCTGGCATAGGGCAATTGGGTAGTCAGTGACTGGCCTTTATCAACAACCTGAAACAGGGTTTGCGCGGCAAGCGCGCGTACATTGGTCATCAGGCACCCACCTGGCTACCTGGGGTTACCCAGTCGCTGCGACCATTTAAAAAGTCTTGTGCTGACATGGGCTTTTTACCTTGCGGTTGAAGTTGTGTGATAGTCAGTGCTTGCTCACCGCAAGCAATGGTGATGCCGGCTTTATCGGCACTGAGCACCTGTCCGGGCGTGCCTTGCTGTGCAACCACGCTTGCCTGCCAGACTTTAACGGTTTGGCCTTGCATCTGGGTGTAGCAGACCGGCCAGGGATTGAAGGCACGGATGTTACGCTCGATTTGTGCTGCGTCCATTGTCCAGTCTATGTTGGCTTCTTCTTTAGAAAGCTTTTTGGCGTAATTTGCCTGCGCATCATCCTGCGGCTCGGCACTGAGCTTGTCTTCAGCCAGTTTGTCCAGAGTCTCCACTAATGCATCGGGTCCCAGCTCGGCCAGTTTGTTATACAGGCTGGCGCTGGTTTCGTCTTGGTCAATTGGACAAGTTGCAATGTGCAGCATGTCGCCGGTATCCAGGCCTTCATCCATTTGCATAATGGTGACGCCTGTCTCTTTATCGCCAGCCCAGATAGCACGCTGGATTGGCGCCGCACCACGCCAGCGTGGCAAGATTGAACCGTGAACGTTGAGACAGCCAAGTCTTGGCGTATCTAAAATGGCTTTTGGTAATAACAGGCCATAAGCCACCACAACCATTACGTCGGCTTCCAGCGCAGCAAGATCCGCCTGTGCATCGTCAGACTTGAGAGACTGAGGCTGATAGACCGGCAGGTTATGTTCCAGTGCCAGAGTTTTTACTTCGCTGGCTTTGAGTTTTTTACCGCGGCCGGCAGGGCGGTCGGGCTGGCTGTATACAGCGACAACGTCATGGTGTGATGCGATCAGCGCTGCCAAGTGCTTGGCAGCAAAATCCGGGGTGCCCGCAAAGACAATACGCAGAGATTTGCTCACTTAAGATCCCAGTTAGGTAGTAATTAATAGTCGGTAACGACACGCTTAAGCGCGTGCCGCCAGTTTGGCTTCTTTTTCGATTTTTTTACGGATCCGCTGACGCTTCAGCGGCGACAAGTAATCGATGAACAACTTGCCTTGCAGGTGGTCGAGTTCGTGCTGTACGCACACAGCTAACAAACCATCAGCGTCAAACTCGTAGCTTTCGCCGTGCTCGTTAAGTGCTTTAACGGTGACGGTTTCTGCACGATCCACTTTGGCGTAGGAATAAGGCACAGACAGACAGCCTTCCTCACTGATGGTAGAGCCATCTTTTGCGATGATTTCAGGGTTGATCAACACGCGCGGTTCGTCACGTTCTTCTGAGACATCGATCACTACAATGCGCTGGTGAATATCTACCTGCGTGGCGGCAAGGCCAATACCATTTTCTTCATACATGGTTTCCAGCATGTCCGCGACAATCTGGCGGATCTCGTCATTTACTTCGGCAACTGGTTTTGCAACCGTGCGCAAACGCTCATCTGGAAAACTCAGTACTGCTAACTTAGCCATAGATACCTTTTACACTTGAATTAAATGGGGTAATGTATGCTCTTATTTTAGCCATTCACGTTCCCCTTTAACAGGTTTTGGTGGATAATATCGAAAAATAACTCAAGGAAGCCTGCATGAAATCTCATATTGCCGCCCTTTTGCTGGCAACGAGTGCTGTTTTTCCTGCCCTAGCACAAACGCTGGCGGTTAAAACCAGTGCGCCCGAGCGTTATGTTGTTAAAAAAGGGGATACCCTTTGGGATATTTCCAGCCTGTACCTGAACAGCCCCTGGAAGTGGCCCGCTTTGTGGCAATGGAACCCCCAGATCAACAATCCGCATCTGATCTATCCGGGAGACGTATTATCGCTGCATTATGATAGCGAGGGAAATCCGCGCCTAAGTTTGGCGAAAGGGGTACGTCGGCTTTCCCCTCAGGTCCGTGTTGTCAGTGATAAAAACCAGGCCATTCCGACTTTGCCTTTGGCGGTGATGGAACCCTTTATGCGCTTTGAGCAGGCGATGGGGGAATCGGATTTTGACCAGCTGCCTATGGTGCTGGGCTCAAACTTCAATTACAAAATGAATGTCGAGGGGCACCTTTTGTATGTCAAAGGGGATCTGCCGCGTGGTGCTAACTATGGCATTTATCGTAAGGGAGATGCCTACCGGGATCCTGATAATGGCGCGATATTAGCCTATGAGTCTGTTCTGGTCGGAACCGGCCGGGTGGTTAGAACCGGCAATATTGAAGCTGGTGAACCGAGCACGGTGAAGATTGAATCGGTTCGCCGTGAAGTGAAACCCAGTGACGTGCTAATGCCCATCTCCAGCGGGCAAAGTTATTCGGCTAACTTCAAAATGACCCAGCCGGTGCAGGCCATTTCAGGCAACATCATTGCGAGCAGTAATAAGTTGCGTGAGTTCAGTACCATGGCGGTTGTGGTTATCGACTTAGGTCGTAAAGATGACCTGCAAGAAGGGAATGTACTTGCAATCCATCGCCAGTCTCCTACAGTGATTGAAAAGGAGTCGGGTCCGAGTTATATCGAAGATGCCAGCAGCCTGGACAAAGTGATCACGCAAGTGAGCGAATGGTTTGGTGAAGAGAACGACGAAGACAGCGTCGTCTGGCATATGCCAAAAGAACAGGTCGGTGAGCTGATGCTGTTCAAAGTGTATGACAACATCAGTTATGCCATGGTGACCAAAACACGTCAGCCCGTCAGAGTGGGGGATTCTGTCAGCAGTCGTTAATCTCGCATTGCCTTAGTATGACTTCATGGTTTTAGCACAGGAGTGCACTTTGCTCAGGGAGGGCGCATGGCAACACTGGATTTACGACACAGTCTGGCACTGAGGATATGTCCCGGGCTGGGTAGCAATACACTGGAGCGGGCTATTCAGCACATCACGCCCGCCGAACTCTTCACCGTTTCACCACCCAGATTGCGTGAATTGGGGCTGTCTCAGGATGCAATCCACTACCTGCAAGCGCCAGACTGGCACTTAATCGATACCCTGATCCAGCGGTGCATCGCACAGCACATTCAGCTGGTAGGCTACTTTGATGCCGCTTACCCGCCATTATTAAAACAGATCAGTAGTGCCCCCTTGATGCTCTTTTGCAAAGGGCGATTGTCTTTATTATCTCAACCGCAGATTGCCATTGTGGGCAGTCGTAATGCAACAGCCACCGGGCTGGAGATTGCCAGGGAGTTTGGTCGGTCGCTCAGTGGGGCGGGCATGACGGTGACTTCCGGGCTGGCCAGAGGCGTGGATGGCGCAGCCCATCAGGGCGCACTGAGCCAGGGGGGCGCTACCCTGGCTGTACTGGGGACCGGGGTCGATGTGGTCTATCCGCGCCGTCACAATACCTTGTATCAGCAGGTCGCCGAGCAGGGGTTACTGGTGAGCGAATTTTTACCGGGCAGCCAACCTAAAGCCGAACACTTTCCGCGTCGCAATCGGATTATTTCAGGCCTCTCGTTGGGGGTGCTGGTGGTTGAAGCCGAAATAAAAAGTGGGTCATTGATCACCGCACGTTACGCCCTGGAGCAAAACAAAGAGGTGTTTGCTGTACCCGGTTCAATTCGTAATCCCTTGTCTCAGGGGTGCCATTATTTGCTCAAAGATGGTGCAAAATTAACAGAGCGGATAGAGGATATTCTCGAAGAGGTAAGATTTTTCTCCGAAAACGGTCTATATATAGTAGAAAGTGACCAAAAACAGGAGCACTGCCCCGTATTGCAGCATCTCGGCTTTGAGG
The Pseudoalteromonas viridis DNA segment above includes these coding regions:
- a CDS encoding flagellar brake domain-containing protein, with the protein product MLKRKTQRSRKHLTQIPAGSLIDIEIVMPASRKRVRTEFIGVLEDQYIILNYPNPKRLGAAADYVKTGTEIIVRALPEDSNGQIIAFKENIKAISNHPARLIFLFYPREVQTYQLRAQTRVPALIPAILQLPDYNEVGIIKDISLSGMMFDIQKEHLPDDLESENCEVLIEGKDDNASAIKGKVCRIIESAEGNVSLGIQVVGPDTTIKAVLKDYLIDLSILSDEE
- the trkA gene encoding Trk system potassium transporter TrkA — protein: MKIIILGAGQVGGTLAENLVGEQNEITVVDIDGERLRELQDKYDLQGVTGHSAHPDVLRQAGAEDADMVIAVTSSDEVNMIACQVAYSIFNTPTKIARIRSEQYLKYREKLFHNDDLPVDHYIAPEQLVTRYIRRLIDYPGALQVLQFADGMLSLVAVKAYYGGMLVGYALSALKEHIPNVDTRVAAIYRQGKAIKPLGTTVIEADDEVFFIAATKHIRAVMNELQKLERSYRKIMIAGGGNIGAGLARSLEKNHSVKLIERNHDRAASLSEMLDNTVVFCGDASDQELLSEEHIEQVDVFIAVTNDDEANIMAAMLAKRMGAQKTMVLIQRGAYVDLVQGGEIDIAISPQQATISALLTHVRRGDIVNVYSLRKGAAEAIEAVAHGDENTSKVVGRAIRDIKLPAGTTIGAIVRDDEVLIAHDDTIILSGDHVIMFLIDKKHIGIVEKLFQVSALFV
- the rsmB gene encoding 16S rRNA (cytosine(967)-C(5))-methyltransferase RsmB encodes the protein MTNVRALAAQTLFQVVDKGQSLTTQLPYASRQLPVKDRALLQQICYGVLRYLPSLEHYCQQLLEQPLKGKNRVFQFLLYVGIYQLQHMRVPAHAAVAETVNAANKLQAPGLKGLINAVLRNFQRAQDTLEASADAIPVCKYNHPGWFIKKLQAAYPQQWQDILHDNQQQAPMWLRVNQRQSSTADYAARLDGEGIAHTLDPDFVDGILLTKPVDVQQLPDFAQGASSVQDAAAQMAARLLDPQDSEHILDACAAPGGKTCHILELADANVIALDADGERLKRVDENLKRLHLSAQCLEANAATPDTWWQGEQFDRILLDVPCSATGVIRRHPDIKWLRRATDIDELAALQASILDAIWPLLKPGGTLVYATCSVLPQENTEQVTAFLARTADAQLTPLHAQDTPDKPGLQLLPGHTDGFYYARLKKQ
- the fmt gene encoding methionyl-tRNA formyltransferase, whose translation is MSKSLRIVFAGTPDFAAKHLAALIASHHDVVAVYSQPDRPAGRGKKLKASEVKTLALEHNLPVYQPQSLKSDDAQADLAALEADVMVVVAYGLLLPKAILDTPRLGCLNVHGSILPRWRGAAPIQRAIWAGDKETGVTIMQMDEGLDTGDMLHIATCPIDQDETSASLYNKLAELGPDALVETLDKLAEDKLSAEPQDDAQANYAKKLSKEEANIDWTMDAAQIERNIRAFNPWPVCYTQMQGQTVKVWQASVVAQQGTPGQVLSADKAGITIACGEQALTITQLQPQGKKPMSAQDFLNGRSDWVTPGSQVGA
- the def gene encoding peptide deformylase, which produces MAKLAVLSFPDERLRTVAKPVAEVNDEIRQIVADMLETMYEENGIGLAATQVDIHQRIVVIDVSEERDEPRVLINPEIIAKDGSTISEEGCLSVPYSYAKVDRAETVTVKALNEHGESYEFDADGLLAVCVQHELDHLQGKLFIDYLSPLKRQRIRKKIEKEAKLAARA
- a CDS encoding LysM peptidoglycan-binding domain-containing protein; this encodes MKSHIAALLLATSAVFPALAQTLAVKTSAPERYVVKKGDTLWDISSLYLNSPWKWPALWQWNPQINNPHLIYPGDVLSLHYDSEGNPRLSLAKGVRRLSPQVRVVSDKNQAIPTLPLAVMEPFMRFEQAMGESDFDQLPMVLGSNFNYKMNVEGHLLYVKGDLPRGANYGIYRKGDAYRDPDNGAILAYESVLVGTGRVVRTGNIEAGEPSTVKIESVRREVKPSDVLMPISSGQSYSANFKMTQPVQAISGNIIASSNKLREFSTMAVVVIDLGRKDDLQEGNVLAIHRQSPTVIEKESGPSYIEDASSLDKVITQVSEWFGEENDEDSVVWHMPKEQVGELMLFKVYDNISYAMVTKTRQPVRVGDSVSSR
- the dprA gene encoding DNA-processing protein DprA, producing the protein MATLDLRHSLALRICPGLGSNTLERAIQHITPAELFTVSPPRLRELGLSQDAIHYLQAPDWHLIDTLIQRCIAQHIQLVGYFDAAYPPLLKQISSAPLMLFCKGRLSLLSQPQIAIVGSRNATATGLEIAREFGRSLSGAGMTVTSGLARGVDGAAHQGALSQGGATLAVLGTGVDVVYPRRHNTLYQQVAEQGLLVSEFLPGSQPKAEHFPRRNRIISGLSLGVLVVEAEIKSGSLITARYALEQNKEVFAVPGSIRNPLSQGCHYLLKDGAKLTERIEDILEEVRFFSENGLYIVESDQKQEHCPVLQHLGFEVTSVDTLSQRTQWPVEKVLARLLDLELEDKVERVLDGYIKLARG